Genomic segment of Pseudomonas iranensis:
AGCCATTGCAAATTGTGGTGCCGCGAACCTGTGATGACTCCTGCACAGGTTTGCTAAAGCGAGAGGCGTGCCAAGTCGCGCCGAGGCCTCTGCGGCGGGGATCTGCTGGATTGCCGGGGGGAGCGGGGCGAGCGACAGCGCATCGTGGTGGTGCGCGGTTGCACCGTCATGCAGCGCGTTTACGCATCACTGATCGTTGATTTGCGGATTAACAAGATTTCATGATCACTTGTTTCAACTTGTTGCAGGAACGCACCAGATTCTGAAACCGCTGTCTGATTCTTCGACAGTCACGCAATTGCTGACGGTCGCCTGCCAGCGTCGCTGGTGTGGCCAACCCGCGGTCCAGGAGGCCGCCATGTATCGCCGAATCGTACTGCTTGCCGTGATGCTTTTTTCCCTTGGCGGATGCGTTCCTTATTCCTATGGAGACAGCTACTACAGGTCAGAGGTCTACACATCACCCGCTCCGGCCTATTACAGCGGTGGCGGCTCCTATTACCGCAGCGGCGGCACTTATTACACTCAGCCGCGCTACTACCAACCAGCGCCGCGGTACTACCAGCAACCGCGTTATTACCAGGCGCCGCGGCACTATCAACCGGCCCCGCGTTACTACGAAAGCCGGCGTTGGCACGGCAATGATCGCGGACGCTGGGACGGCCACCGTCGCGGCGGTTGGGACAATGACCACCGGGGTCGCGGCAACTATGATCGTCACAGCGGTCGCCGTGACCACAATGGCCGTGGCAACCGCTGGTAAATCACCGCAACGAACAAGCGGCGCATCAAGCGCCGCTTTTTTTTGCCCGGCGAAAAAGCGTTCCGTGGGCCATCTCCCAAGGCAATCCCGGAAGCGTCCTACAGTTTCATTTCGTGGTGTTTGTTAGCGTTCGTGGATGCCGAACGAGGCGAGCAATCCTCAGCTCGATAGCGGCGAAAAATGGACGTTCAGCGCTATGAAGCTACTGGTTATTCATCAAAATTTTCCCGGTCAGTTCCGTCATGTGGTGCTGGCAGCGCTGGAGCGCGGTGATGAGGTTGTGGCGATAGGCCGGGACACGGCACCGGGCGTCGCCGGTGTGCAAATCCATCGATATCGAGCGACCAGCCGAGCGCCCGGCAATATTCACCCCTATCTGATCCGCTATGAACAAGCGGTGATCGACGGTCAGAAGGTTTTTGAAATCCTGGGCAGGCTGAAACGTTCGGGTTATCAGCCAGATGTCATTCTTGCTCATCCCGGATGGGGAGAGACGCTGTTTGCCAAGGATGTCTATGCCGATACGCCGCTGATTCACTATTGCGAGTATTACTATCGAGCGCAGGGCGCCGACTGCGGGTTCGACCCTGAATTCCGCCGAGCCGCAAGGGAGTCGTCACGGCTGCGCGTGCTCAACTCGCTGCATCTGTTGAATCTTCAACAATGTGATATCGCAATCGCGCCTACGCAATGGCAGCGCAGCCTGTTTCCGGCCGCTTACCGGTCGGCGATTCGGGTCATTCACGAAGGTGTGATTCAACGTTCTGACCTGGCGAAAGTCGGGGCAGTCAGATTGCCCAATGGAATCGAGCTCAAAGCCGGACAGCCGATCGTTACCTATGTCGCCAGAAACCTCGAGCCTTATCGCGGCTTTCACAGTTTCATGCGAGCGATCCCGCTTATTCAGGCCGAGTGCCCCGATGCGCAGATCATCGTGGTTGGCGGTGACGGTGTCAGTTATGGCAGTAAGCCGGTCGGGTACCCGGATTGGCGCAGCAGGATGGAGGCGGAGGTCAGTTTCGATCACTCCAGAGTGCATTTCACAGGGAAACTTCCTCACCAGACTTACCGCGCGGTTCTGACATGTTCCAAAGTCCATGTTTATTTGACGTATCCGTTTGTCTGGTCTTGGTCGTTACTGGAGGCGATGGCGTCTGGTTGTGTGGTTGTTGCGTCGGATACGGCTCCGGTAAGGGAAGTCATTGTCGAGGGGGCTAATGGCGTGTTGGTGGATTTCTTCGACCATCAAGAAATTGCCAGCAGTGTAAGCAAGGTTTTGAAGTCGGCAGGTGAGTACGATGGACTTGCCAGCGCCGCAAAGTTGACGGCAGGTCGGTTCAGTGTGGAATCGGGCGTGAGCCAATACTTTGAGGTTTTTGCAAGCGCGATATCCGGGCATAACGACATACCAACCGTTCCGCAGTTTGAGCGGGAGGTTTGAAATGTCCAGGAAGTCGCGTAAGCAGACGATCAAGTGGTTTAAAAGGTTATTGAAGTATGGATTGTTCTTTTATGTCTGTTATTGCGTAGCGGAATTTTATATTCGCAAAGAACAATCTGCCGAGTCGGCGGCTATTCACCAAGCAAACGAGAAAGCTTGCCAGAACAAGCTGGCGAGCATGAAGCAAGTGCCGATATTAGGCGGCGCCTATATAGATAAGACACTAGTCCCCGAGTTTTACGTTGGCATGCCTGAGATGGTGAACAAGAAAGCGTGTCTGGCGATTGCTCTGAAGGGGCTTTTCTGGTGGACCGGGACGGGGCTGCGCCGGCACCAGAATCAGCGCCTGGAACCGATCCCCGAAAGCTGGCGGCTCTATAAATTGAATGCCGGGCTTTTTACCAGAAAGGAAACTACCGAGCCCCATGAGCGGGGTTATCGGCACGTCAACTGGCCGGATGAGTTGATTGTGAAACTAAAGAATTATCCGGGGCTGGAAGTTTGGCTGAATGCTCCGCCACCGCATTTCAAGAATGTGTCATCCGTACGAAATTTTGTCATTGCAGGTTGGCCGCGGCGAGACGGAACCCCTCGGCTGATCAAGTGTGACGGCTTGATTCGCCCGGCTTCCGAAGAGCAACTGACTGACAAAAAGCTGGCAGGTTTTGGTAGGGCTGAATTGGAGAATCTGGATTTCGGCAAGCTGAATTTCTTCTGCACGGTCAATCTGGATAACTTCGACTTCGCTGGAGGGCACGGTAGTGTAGGTCTTGGTCTGTCGTCATTACGCGAAGCACCTGAGATGCTCAAGTATCTCAGTGATTATCTTTCACGCTCTGTTATTACAAGGAAGTAACAATGAGTTATGTTTTTAACGATATGGAAAAATCCGAAATTTTCAATGCGGCAAATAGTTGCAAAGGCATGACATTAAATTCTGAGGGTGTGGAGTACATTGCATTGGAATTAGCAGGGGCAAGCTGCGCTCCCCTGTACCAGAAGCTATTCGACATTATTGGTGAAAAAGTTTCTGACGTTGCAGCTGCCGATAGAGAGGCTGGAGAGGTGCTGAAAAGCGCCAGACTCTGGCTTGCCGTGGCCATTGATGCCAACGGTGGAAACGGTGCCTACTCTGCCCTGATTCGTGGTTACACCTCACGCCAGGGTGAACTCAGACTGAATACAATTTTCAGTGAAGACCTGATGCAGCTTTCATCCAACCAGGTTGCCGTCAACTTCATCAATACCCTGATCAACGGATCCCTTGCCGGTCAACTGGCACCCTGGACTGTTCCGTCAATCAGCCAGATCGCTGAAATCGACGCCAGCGCGATTGGCGAGGCGCTGTTCAAGGAGGTTTGCGGGGAGGACGATACCGCCGTGAAACGCAATGCCGGCTGGTCTGGAACAGTCGGATTCAGCCTGCTGGGCGGTAAACCTCCCTATGAAACCTGGAGACTAGATTTCTGCTGGCGACCCGAATGCGGAAGATGACGGCCCACCCACTCAGGCAAAACCCAACCGGCTCGACGACTATAAAAACATTCTCTTCGCCATCGACGCCTACAGCGTCGGCCTGCGAGCGGCGATCAGCAATTTCGGCGTCAATCCACTGCAAAGTCTGCTTTCAGTGGTTCCGGAGCAAATCAACATCGCGCTGGCGAGTGGCAGTGTGAATCCGCTGATTCAGCATGTAGTCAAAGGTACGCCTGTTGCCGCCGTGGTCGAGCTGATCTTGCGCTACGGCCAGAACGAATTTCTCGACATGTTCAAGCGCACTTACGACGGCGATTCTGCTGCCATACCCACCACCAACGACACCTTCGCCAGCAACGCTTACGCCTTCTTCTCGGCATTCTCCCCAGAGCGGTCGCAAAGCATCGTCACCCGGACAATAAGCGAGTTCGGCAATGCCAATGCATGGGCGAAACTGGCAGGCGAGGCGACGCCGCTCGGTGTGGCGTTGCGCAACTCTTTGCAGCAACTCAGTGAAGTCGTCATAGAACGAGCCGACGGTTATCCCGATCGCAATCTCGAGCTTTACGATCCGCACACTGGCGAAGGCTTTATCACCGCGCAGTGGCTGGCGGATCGAGCGCAAATGCTGGCGCGGTTGATTGCCCGAACCCAAGGCTCGTTTGGCGAACACTCGCTGCAGCAGTTTTCCTACTCCGATCTCGCCTCAGGCAAACAGGCGCCGATGACCACCGGAGTGCTGAACCCGCTGGCCATGTTCGGTGATGACGGTGGGCGATCTTTCGCCGGCGGCGCAAATGCCGATCATCTGTATGGCGGCGTGGGCAATGACTCGATCCATGGGATGGCCGGTCACGATGTCATTGAAGGTGGTCGCGGTAACGACTCGCTAACCGGAGGTGACGGCAATGATGAGTTGTACGGAATGGCCGGTGACGATGTTCTGCTCGGAGGAAAGGGTAACGACTCCTTGATCGGAGGCGAGGGCAGTGACCGCTATGAGTTTTCCAGCGGCGATGGCATCGACGAGATTCTTGATGCCAACGCCGATGGGCAACTGTGGATCAACGGCGCGCCGATTCCCCAACTCAAACGCTGCGCGCCTCTGAGCAATATCTGGTCTACCGAGGATCGGTCCATCACCCTGACGCTTGTTGAACACACCCTCAACATCAAACATGGCCAGAGCGATCTGGTGGTCATCAAGAACTTCCAGCCCGGGATGCTTGGCATCCGCCTCCCTGAATACGAGGGGCAGCCGCTCACTGCTGCGGATTTGACGCTTCAGGGCGACTGGAAAGCCAAAGACGCTGATCCCACCGTCCCTGGCGATCAGCCTTCCTTTGATGAGCTGGGCAACGTGGTGCTGCTGTCCAAGGTCAAACAGCGCAACAAGGCCGACGTACTTTACGGTTCCGCCGCAGACGACGTCATTCTCGGCCTGGGTGGTTCTGATCGATTGTTCGGCAAGGCTGGAGACGATCGGTTATTCGGCGACAAGCAGACGACGCTCGAAAAAGCTATGGCCGACGGTGACGCCAAGGGCAAGGCAAGTCGCGGAGACTGGCTCGACGGCGGGCAAGGTGACGATTTGCTTATCGGTACGGCATCCCGAGATGTTCTGCTCGGTGGTAATGACCGGGATACCTTGATCGGCGGTGCTGGCGACGATGTGTTATCCGGAGACGAAACCACCGGTGCACTGGAACAAGGTTGGGCGGTCAAACGCGCTGACGTCCCCATAGCTCGCGGTGTAACCAGTCACCGAGCGGTCTATTCAAAGGCCTCGATAAACAGTGCGCCCGAGGGCGGTGACGACGTGCTGTACGGGCAGGGCGGCAAGGACATTATCAACGGCGGCTGGGGTGAGGACCTGCTTGACGGCGGAGCTGACGACGATTTTCTCAAAGGCGATCAAGGTGACGACACCCTGACCGGTGGCAGCGGCAACGACGTAATGCTCGGCGACAACCTCGATTGGGGCGGTGGGCTACCCAGCAAACACCATGGCAACGATGTGCTGGACGGCGGTAGCGGTGATGACCGGCTCGCCGGTAACGGTGGCAGCGACGCGCTGTATGGCGGCCCTGGCAACGACATTTTGCAGGGTGATGACGGCGTACTGGACGGCGTCGAAGGCGATGCCGCGCATTTTTTTGGCGATGATCTGCTGGACGGTGGCTCCGGCGATGACACGCTCTGGGGCGGCGGTGGCGATGATTTGCTCTTCGGCGGCGAAGGTAATGACGATCTGATCGGCGATAGCCCTGAGCATCCGGTTCGCTATCACGGCAACGACTTTCTCGATGGCGGCGCGGGGGATGACACCCTGCGCGGCATGGGCGGCGCGGATACGCTGGCGGGTGGCGCAGGGGCGGATTTTCTCGATGGCGATGTGTCTGACCTGCAGCCGGGCGGAAGCAACAATGACGTGCTTCAGGGCGGCGAAGGAAACGATACGTTACAGGGTGGTTTCGGTGCCGACACGCTGTACGGCGGCGCGGGTGACGACATTCTTGCCGGCGATTACGAAAACAGCGCTGAGGCCGAGCAGAATGCCGATTATCTGCACGGTGGCTCAGGTAACGACACGCTGCTCGGAGGCGGTGGCAACGACACCTTGCTGGGCGGGGAAGGGACGGACTACCTTCGCGGTGATTCCGGTGACAACGTGTTTGATGGCGGTCCCGGTGCTGACGTGCTGGATGGCATGGATGGCGCCGACATCTACTATTTCGGCGCTGGCGACGGCCTGGATATCGTCACCGATGCCGGCGGCCGCAACCTCATCAGGTTCGGTGCAGGGTTTTGCGCGCAAAGTTTGAAGGCCGACGTTATCGAAGTTTCCGTCGGTACGGTGTTGCGACTGGCCAATGGCACAGGCGACGCGATACTCATCAAGAATCACGAGAAGTGGAAGGATTCCACATTCAGTTTCAGCGACGGCGGGGTACTGGATTACGCAGATGTCCTGCGCAAAACATTGCCACCGATAGAGACGGCCGAGCCACCCGTACCGGAACCTGTCACCGCCTCGGCAACCCCGGAAAGCAAAGTTGAGGATCCGGTTCAGCCAGACGATGTCACCGCTGCGGCGCAAGGCCCGGTGGCGTCTGTTCAAACGGTCAACTGGACCGATGAGTTCCTCGCGCAAACCAAATCAAAACGCTCCGCCCGCAAACACGCCACAGGTTTTACCTTGAATGAGCAAGGCGTTTGGGTGCGCAGTCATGTCACCACCAGCGACACCGGTTACACCACTCACAGCGAGCTGATCGATGGCAGCGTCGAAGCGGGGACACTGTCTGATACGCCGCCATGGATGAAGGCGGATGCAGGGCAAGCCGTAGTCAGTGAAAGGCAGTCGACAACCACAACCCGTGTCGAACATAAACCGGTGAAAGCCGAGGGAGCAATCGCCTCCTCAAGTCAGGCGCCTCGCTATTATCGATCCGGCTCGGCCAACGGGTTTTCCTTCAATACGGGCGACGTATTGGTTGAGGACCGAAAGCAATCCGGCGCGCTTGAAGGCTGGTACGTCTATCCGGCGGCAAGCTTCAGTTCGGGCGCAACAGTGCCCAAGGCGTTTCGCTGGGATGTCACAACTGAAACGATCAAACGCAAAATCGTCCATGGCAACGATGCCGGCGGGCGGGTCAACGTTGAAGTGGAAAACGTTTTCCACGGCGGCGCGGGTGATGATCTGATCGTCGCTTATGCAGGCTCCCCACTTGACTATGGCACTGTCGGCGACAGAACACCGGGCGCGTTTTTATCCGCAGGTGCAGGTGACGATACCTTGCTCGGCTCCGAGGGCGCCGACTATCTGCTCAGCGGATCGGGTGATGACTGGCTCTACGGCGAAGACGGCGCCGACACCTACATCGTGCAAGCGCATGCCGGGGCGACAACCACGATTGCGGACGTGCTCAACCCTGTTTTCCACCGAGCAGAAGTTGGCGTAGCGGGGTGGAAAGACGAGTACGGATTGATCGATCAGGACACGGTCGTTCTTCCCGCAGGCGCGCAGCGCGATGCACTGCAATTGAGCTGGGGTGCTGCGCTGATAGAGACCACCCATGTCGAGCTTGAGCCCAACCCGGATCGCGCGGCTTACCGCAACCCGCCGAGAGCGAAAATGCTTCATCCGACGCTCGATATCCAATGGGGTGGGACGCAAAAAGTCCGCATCGTCTTGCCCCACAGCGGTGAACTTGAGGGCGCCGGTATTGAGCTCGTCAAGTTCGCCGATGGGGCGGTCGCAAGTTTGAGGCAGCTCCTGGAATCAAGTCAGCTCGGCCCTGCGCCCGAGACTTTTCGTACGGGTGTCATCGTCAACCATCCCACCCTTTCAACTTCCTTGCGAGACGGACGAGCGCTGCCACTCGTGGGCGGTCGCGGCAACGACACGATAAGCGGCGCGGGGGAGATCCGAGGCATGCACGGGGATGACGTGCTCACCGGCGGCCTCGGTGATGATCTGCTGTTGGGTGGGCCGGGCAATGACACGCTGACCGGCGGTGCTGGAAATGATATCTACCGATACGATGGCCTCGGCAGAGACGTGATCATCAACAACGGAGGCGGCCTGGACGGAATCGATTTTTCCGAGCGCAGGCTGACGATCGACAACCTCAAGTTTCATCGTGAGCGCGATGATCTGGTGATCGTGGTGGATTACGGCATGGCGCCGAAAATCCGGGTTTCCAGTCATTTTGCTGCTGGTGAAAGCGCTATTGGCTTCATAAGAGTCAGCGAAGGAACAGCGATTCAAGACTACAGCGCGACGCAGATTGCCGAGCGTCTGCACCCGCTTCCGCCACTGAGGGATGTCGAGGATATTTTGATAAAGGGCGACGATGCAGCGCAGCGGGCCATCAAGGAAATCATTGAGTTCTACGAACTGAATGTCTGACAGGATGACCGATTGAGCCGGCCCGTGATGGAAATCCAGTCGCCATCGCGGGCCACGCGTCACCTCAATACTGGGTCAGATCGGCCAACGGATGCCGCCCCTCCCAGACTTTATGAAAGTGCGCCTCGACCACCGCATCCGGCACGTTATTGATGTCCGGCCAGTGCCAGTGCGGCTTCTGATCCTTGTCGATCAAACGCGCGCGCACGCCTTCGCTGAATTCCGGATGGCGGCAGCAATTGAGGCTCAGGGTGTATTCCATCTGGAATACTTCGGCCAGCGACATGTGCCGCGCGCGGCTGATCTGTTCCCAGACCAGATGCGCGGTCAGCGGTGAACCCTCGGTCATGGTTTTCGCCGCGCGGGCAATCAACGGATCGCTGCTGTCGCGGTGCAGGCTGATGGCTTTCCACGCACAGGCAACGTCGCTGACATCGAGCAGTTCGTCGATCTGCTGACGACGCGGCAGCCACTGCGCTTCGGGCATTTGTTCGAGTGCTTCCTGCTGCAAAGCCTTGAGCAGGCTGTTGAGCTGCATGGCGGTCTGTTCCTGCCAGTTCAATTGCAGCAAGCCTTCGATCAATTGCGGTTGCTGTTCGTCGAGCAGGAAGCGGTCGGCCAGATCCAGATCCAGCGCATCACGGCCGTTGATGTGCGCGCCGGTCAGACCGAGAAACAAGCCGAGCTTGCCCGGCAACCGGGCAAGAAACCAACTGGCGCCAACGTCCGGATACAGACCAATGGTGATTTCCGGCATCGCCAGACGGCTGCTCGGCGTGACGATCCGCGTGCTGGCGCCCTGCAACAGGCCCATGCCGCCGCCGAGCACGTAACCGTGACCCCAGCAGATCAGCGGCTTCGGATAGGTATGCAGGCTGTAATCGAGGCGATATTCCGCGCTGAAAAACTGCGCGGCCAGCGGCGGCACTTCGCCGGGGTGAGCGCGGCAGGCTTCGACCAGGCTGCGCACTTCGCCACCGGCGCAGAAGGCTTTGGCGCCGTTACCGCGCAGCAGTACGCAGACGATTTGCGGGTCATTGGCCCAGGCGTTCAATTTGTCGCTGAGCGCATTGATCATCGGCAGGGACAGCGCGTTCAACGATTTCTCGGCATCCAGGCTGGCGATGCCGATGCGGGCGCCGTCGGTGCCGGTTAGTTCTTCGAAGTGCAGATTCATCGTGACCTCGATCGGGAATTTGAGCGATCAGTATGATCGCTATGGGGGAAAGTGCCGGATCTGCGTCAGATTAATTGACAAGCGTGGTCGGCTTTCCTAGGGTTCGCCCCATTGTTTTTGCCGGAAATGACCATGACTGCTGACGACCGTATCAAACTCGAACCGAGCTGGAAGGAGGCACTGCGTGCTGAGTTCGACCAGCCTTACATGGCAGAGTTGCGCAGCTTTCTGCAGCAGGAGCGGGCATCCGGCAAGGAGATCTATCCGCCGGGACCGATGATTTTCAATGCCCTGAACTCAACGCCGCTGGACAAGGTGAAAGTGGTGATTCTCGGCCAGGACCCTTACCACGGCCCGGGCCAGGCCCACGGTCTGTGCTTCTCGGTGCAACCGGGCGTGCCGGCGCCGCCGTCGCTGGTCAACATCTATAAAGAGCTGAAACGCGACCTCAACATCGACATTCCCAACCACGGCTACCTGCAGAGCTGGGCCGAACAGGGCGTGCTGCTGCTCAACACCACCATGACGGTTGAGCGCGCCAACGCCAACGCGCACAAGGACAAGGGCTGGCAACACTTCACCGACCGCATCATTGAGGTGGTCAGCGAGCGGCAGCCGCATCTGGTGTTCATGCTCTGGGGTGCCCATGCGCAGAGCAAGCAGAAGCTGATCGACGCGACCAAGCACCTGGTGCTGACCTCGGTGCATCCGTCGCCGTTGTCGGCCTATCGCGGGTTTTTGGGCTGTGGGCATTTCAGCCGGACCAACAAGTTTCTCGAACAGAATGGCGAAACGCCGATCGACTGGCGCTTGCCACCGATTTGATGTGTCGACCGGGTTGGCCCCTTCGCGAGCAGGCTCGCTCCCACAGGAATTGTGTGCAAGCCACAAACCCCCTGTGGGAGCGAGCCTGCTCGCGAAAAGAGCAACTCGATCTCGCAGACTTAGGCGGGATGACGATTCCAATACCTGAACAACGGCTCCGCCAGAAACAGCACAAACAACAGCCGCATCACCTGCATCGCCGTCACCAGCGGCACCGACAGTTGCAGGGTCTCCGCCGTCAGACTCATTTCGGCAATCCCGCCCGGCATCATGCCCAGAGTCAGTGAACGCAGATCCAGATGGGTCAATGCACTCAAGCCCAGCGCCGCCAGCGACGCGATCAACATGGTCAGCGCGGTGCCGATCAACGTCCGGCCCATGAACGACGGCGCGCGGCGGAAGAACTGCCGATTGAAGTGACAGCCCAGACCGCTGCCGATCAGCCATTGACCGATCTGACTGCCGCCATTGGGCAAACCGATGTGCAGATCCCACGTAATGCTCACCGCCGCACTGACCAGCAACGGCCCGAACAGCCATGGATTGGGTTGGCGCAGACGCTGCCAGAGCCAGGCGAGCAGGGCGCCCGCCGGAAACAGAATCGCCAGCCAGCGCCAATCGACACTGCCGGCGTGAGAAATCGGCGTGCCGTCACCGAGCAGATACTTGAACGCCGCCGGCACGCACAACACCACCACCAACACCCGCAGACTCTGCCCGGCCGCGACATGGCTG
This window contains:
- a CDS encoding AbrB family transcriptional regulator yields the protein MFDRLSLKAWWGTPLVGLLGGFIASQIGWPLPWMVGSLLAIILVRCLTPWQLAEIPGGRKCGQWIVGIGIGLHFTPLVMEQVLSHFGLIFFGALVTSLSAVVGVWLMRRTGEDRATAFFSSMPGGSGEMVNLGARNGALLSHVAAGQSLRVLVVVLCVPAAFKYLLGDGTPISHAGSVDWRWLAILFPAGALLAWLWQRLRQPNPWLFGPLLVSAAVSITWDLHIGLPNGGSQIGQWLIGSGLGCHFNRQFFRRAPSFMGRTLIGTALTMLIASLAALGLSALTHLDLRSLTLGMMPGGIAEMSLTAETLQLSVPLVTAMQVMRLLFVLFLAEPLFRYWNRHPA
- a CDS encoding enoyl-CoA hydratase/isomerase family protein, with amino-acid sequence MNLHFEELTGTDGARIGIASLDAEKSLNALSLPMINALSDKLNAWANDPQIVCVLLRGNGAKAFCAGGEVRSLVEACRAHPGEVPPLAAQFFSAEYRLDYSLHTYPKPLICWGHGYVLGGGMGLLQGASTRIVTPSSRLAMPEITIGLYPDVGASWFLARLPGKLGLFLGLTGAHINGRDALDLDLADRFLLDEQQPQLIEGLLQLNWQEQTAMQLNSLLKALQQEALEQMPEAQWLPRRQQIDELLDVSDVACAWKAISLHRDSSDPLIARAAKTMTEGSPLTAHLVWEQISRARHMSLAEVFQMEYTLSLNCCRHPEFSEGVRARLIDKDQKPHWHWPDINNVPDAVVEAHFHKVWEGRHPLADLTQY
- a CDS encoding glycosyltransferase family 4 protein gives rise to the protein MPNEASNPQLDSGEKWTFSAMKLLVIHQNFPGQFRHVVLAALERGDEVVAIGRDTAPGVAGVQIHRYRATSRAPGNIHPYLIRYEQAVIDGQKVFEILGRLKRSGYQPDVILAHPGWGETLFAKDVYADTPLIHYCEYYYRAQGADCGFDPEFRRAARESSRLRVLNSLHLLNLQQCDIAIAPTQWQRSLFPAAYRSAIRVIHEGVIQRSDLAKVGAVRLPNGIELKAGQPIVTYVARNLEPYRGFHSFMRAIPLIQAECPDAQIIVVGGDGVSYGSKPVGYPDWRSRMEAEVSFDHSRVHFTGKLPHQTYRAVLTCSKVHVYLTYPFVWSWSLLEAMASGCVVVASDTAPVREVIVEGANGVLVDFFDHQEIASSVSKVLKSAGEYDGLASAAKLTAGRFSVESGVSQYFEVFASAISGHNDIPTVPQFEREV
- the ung gene encoding uracil-DNA glycosylase — protein: MTADDRIKLEPSWKEALRAEFDQPYMAELRSFLQQERASGKEIYPPGPMIFNALNSTPLDKVKVVILGQDPYHGPGQAHGLCFSVQPGVPAPPSLVNIYKELKRDLNIDIPNHGYLQSWAEQGVLLLNTTMTVERANANAHKDKGWQHFTDRIIEVVSERQPHLVFMLWGAHAQSKQKLIDATKHLVLTSVHPSPLSAYRGFLGCGHFSRTNKFLEQNGETPIDWRLPPI